The Rhodocytophaga rosea genome has a segment encoding these proteins:
- a CDS encoding DUF7003 family protein: MIVAAIRLCNKLSICYLLFIFIGCQSKKDKMIHYSKESILAELDSAKVSDPYKFFPDLGHGYFYLAGSRINLFADSTCWAIVFEKTGYLNRGLVVAIELTYFGNCLSNLDKAGLDNRFTCNTKWVDLISGEELDRISDSFELVSNLAKTVKVRNTDIAIEHNLVNYRNKGIEIREDDNPEDLIDFVALIRYLDEENVELFRATDEELHICLPKDLPKLMSIDQWHHKEYTYYENEMIGTKPSEYETFQMIADILVTSNKSKWEPTLESNNHWKNWPQAGNL; this comes from the coding sequence ATGATAGTAGCTGCCATTAGATTGTGCAATAAATTATCAATCTGCTATTTATTATTCATTTTTATAGGATGTCAATCAAAAAAAGATAAAATGATTCATTATAGCAAAGAATCTATTTTAGCTGAACTCGATAGCGCAAAAGTTTCTGATCCATATAAGTTTTTTCCTGATTTAGGACATGGCTATTTTTATTTGGCAGGTAGCAGAATTAATTTATTTGCAGATAGTACCTGTTGGGCAATTGTCTTCGAGAAAACAGGATATTTAAACCGGGGATTAGTTGTTGCCATTGAATTAACATATTTTGGGAATTGTCTTTCTAATCTTGACAAAGCTGGGTTAGATAACCGCTTCACCTGTAATACAAAATGGGTTGACCTGATTAGTGGGGAAGAGTTAGATAGAATATCTGATAGTTTTGAACTGGTATCAAATTTAGCCAAAACAGTTAAGGTGAGAAATACAGATATAGCCATTGAGCACAATCTTGTAAACTATCGCAATAAGGGAATAGAGATAAGAGAGGATGATAACCCGGAAGACTTAATAGACTTTGTAGCTTTAATAAGGTATTTGGATGAAGAAAATGTTGAACTTTTTAGAGCTACAGATGAAGAATTACATATATGTCTTCCAAAAGACTTACCAAAACTTATGAGTATTGATCAATGGCACCATAAGGAATACACTTATTATGAAAATGAAATGATAGGAACAAAGCCTAGTGAATATGAGACATTTCAGATGATTGCAGACATACTTGTTACAAGTAATAAAAGTAAGTGGGAACCTACGCTTGAGTCGAACAATCATTGGAAAAATTGGCCTCAAGCTGGCAATTTATAA